GCGGGGGCGTCCGCGCTGTTTCGTCGCCATGGAGTGAATTGTATAGCGGGCACTAGAAAAAGGGGACGGGTGTGGGGTAGCGTTCTTTCTGTAGCGACCACTAGAGAAAGAGGGGGCGCCCGTCATGGGTGTGCACACGAACACGAGCCGGCTTGTGGGGAAGACCGCGCTGGTCACGGGCGGCAGCCGGGGCATCGGGCGGGGCATCGCCGAGCGCCTGGGCCGTGACGGGGCGCGGGTCGCCGTGCACTACGGCAGCAATGAGGTGGCCGCGAAGGAGACGGTGGCGGCGATCGAGGCGGCGGGCGGCTCCGCCTTCGCGTTCGGCGCCGAGCTGGGGGTGCCGGGCGACGCCGAGGCACTCTGGGCCGAGTTCGACCGGCACGCGGACGGCCTGGACATCCTGGTGAACAATGCCGGCATCGGGCTGTACAGCCATGTGGGAGAGGTCCAGGAAGAGGACTACGACCGCGTGTTCGCGGTGAACACGAAGGCGCTGTTCTTCGTGGTCCAGAAGGGGCTCGACCGGCTGCGCGACGGCGGCCGGATCATCAACATCTCGTCGGGCGTCACGCGCATCGCGTTCCCGGTCACGGTGGCGTACTCGATGACGAAGGGCGCGGTGAACGTACTGACGCACACGCTGGCGCAGGAGCTCGGCCCCCGCGGAATCACGGTGAACGCGGTCGCGCCAGGCATCATCCGGACCGAGATGATGGACGGGATCCCCGAGACCCAGCGCGCGGAGATGGCGGGGTATTCGACCTTCGACCGGATAGGCCAGCCCGCCGACGTGGCGGACATCGTCTCCTTCGTGGCCTCGGAGGACGCACGGTGGATCACCGGTCAGTACATCGACGCGACGGGAGGTTCGGCGCTGGGCGTGTGACCGGGCGTTCCCGGCCCTCGGGCACGGTTCGACGGGCGGAGGCGGGGCGGAGAGTCGAGCATGTATCGAAGAGCGGCGGAATCGACTGTTCTGGCTGTGCAGCACTGCTGTTTCGGCAGCGCAGCTCTGCTAGATTGGTCTATACCACCAGTACTTTTCGAGCCCCTCTCCAGATCGGCAGGCCCAGCGTGGAAGTTGTCATCGTCCCGGACGCCACGGCAGGCGGCGAGCTCATCGCGGAGGCCATGGCCGCCCTGGTGCGTCGTAAGCCTGACGCCCTGCTCGGTGTCGCCACCGGCTCCACTCCCCTGCCCATCTACGAAGCCCTGGCGGCCAAGGTCGCGGCCGGTTCCGTGGATGCCTCGCGGGCCCGCATCTGCCAGCTCGACGAGTACGTGGGGCTGCCCGCCGGGCACCCCGAGTCGTACCGCTCCGTGGTCCTGCGCGAGGTCGTCGAGCCGCTCGGACTGAGCGAGACCTCCTTCATGGGCCCCGACGGCAGCGCCGAGGACGTGCAGGCGGCGTGCGTGGCGTACGACAAGGCGCTCGCCGAGGCCGGCGGTGTCGACCTCCAGCTGCTCGGCATCGGCACGGACGGGCACATCGGGTTCAACGAGCCGTGCTCGTCGCTCGCGTCCCGTACGCGCATCAAGACGCTGACGGAGCAGACGCGGGTGGACAACGCGCGCTTCTTCGACGGGGACATCGAGCAGGTCCCGCACCACGTCATCACCCAGGGGATCGGGACGATCCTGGAGGCGCGGCACCTGGTGCTGCTCGCCACGGGTGAGGGCAAGGCGGACGCCGTGGCCGCGACGGTGGAGGGGCCTGTCGCCTCGGTCGTGCCCGCCTCCGCGCTGCAGCTGCACCCGCACGCCACGGTCGTCGTGGACGAGGCCGCAGCCTCCAAGCTGAAGCTGGCGGACTACTTCCGGCACACGTACGCGAACAAGCCGGAGTGGCAGGGCCTGTAGGAACAGCGGATACGCGAGAGGGGCGCCCCCGGTGGGGGCGCCCCTTTCGTGTGTCGCGCGGTCGTGCGGCGGGTGGTCAGCCCCCGACGATGACCTCGGCCGCCGCCTCGCCGCACACGCGGGCGGCGCCGCGCGTCGCGATGTGGAGGGCGCCGATCGGGGCGGACTGGGGGACGCCCATCTCGACGACGACCGTGTCGGGCCGGGCCGCGACGAGGGTCTGGAGGGCGTCGGCCATCCAGGCGTGGCGGTGTGCGTCGCGGACGACGGCCACGATGCGGCGCGTGCCCGCCGCCGCGAGGGCCTGGCTGCCCGAGCCTTCGCCGGAGTACGTGGCGGACTCGGTGCCGGGGAAGCGGCGCTCCAGCTCGGCGGTGACGCCCCAGGGGGTCTCGTTGCCGACGGCGATGTTGGGGAGCGGGGAGAACGTGGCGACGTAGGGGGCCTCGGTGACCGGGGCCGTGTACGTCTCGCCGCGGGTGACCGTCAGCGCGCGGCGGGCCCCGATCAGGCCGATGCCGGTGTCGGGCGCGCCCCCCGAACGCTCGGCCGCGCCCGACACCTTCGACGCCGCGGCCCAGCCCGCGAGGGCCCGGACGCGGTCGGCCGCGTCGGCGAGCCGCTCCTCGGGCAGCTCACCCGAGCGCACGGCGGCGACGAACGCGTCCCGCAGCCGCAGCACGGTCCCCTCGTCCGAGGGGCCGCCGCCCGTGCAGATCGCGTCGGCTCCGGCGGCGATGGCGAGGACACAGCCGCGCTCGAAGCCGTACGTGCCGGCGATGGCCTGCATGTCCATGCCGTCGGTGACGATGAGGCCCTCGTAGCCGAACTCCTCGCGGAGCAGCCCGGTCAGGATGCGGCGGGAGAGCGTGCCGGGGTTGTCCGGGTCCAGGGCCGGGGCCAGGACGTGGGCGCTCATCACGGCCCGCGTGCCGGCGGCGAGGGCCGCGCGGAACGGCGCGAGGTCACGGGAGTTCAGGACGTCCCGGTCGACGTCGATGACCGGCACGGAGTGGTGCGAGTCGATCGCCGTGTCGCCGTGCCCCGGGAAGTGCTTGGCGGAGGTGGCGACGCCCGACGACTGCATGCCCTCGACGTAGGCGGCGGTGTGCCGGGCCACGAGGTCGGGGTCCGAGCCGAAGGAGCGTACGCCGATGACGGGGTTGTCGGGGTTGGCGTTGACGTCGGCCGACGGCGCCCAGTTGAAGTTGATGCCGCAGGCGGCGAGGCGGCGGCCGAGGTCGGCGGCGACCGCGCGGGTCAGCGCGGTGTCGTCGACGGCGCCGAGCGCGTGGTTGCCCGGGTAGGAGGAGCCGGTGCGGACCTCCAGGCGGGTGACGTCGCCGCTCTCCTCGTCGATGGCGATCAGGAGGTCGTCGCGTTCGGCGCGCAGCTGTGCGGTGAGCGCGGTGACCTGCTCCGCGGTCTGCACGTTGCGGCCGAACAGGCTGACGGAGGCTAGGCCCTCGTCGATCCGGTGGCGTACCCAGTCCGGCACGGTGGTGGTGCCGTCGAAGCCGGGCTGGAGGACGGCGAGGGCGTTGCGGGTGAGAGTGTCACCGGCGTGCGTGAGTGTCGTCATGTGCGGAGTTATCCCTTCACTGCGCCGTCGGTCAGGCCGCTCACGGCCCTGCGCTGCAGGAAGACGAAGAGGATGAGGATCGGGATGGCGAAGAGGGAGGCGGCGGCCATGGTGGCGCCCCAGTCGTCGCCGAAGGCGGTCTGGAAGCTGGACAGCCAGATCGGGAGGGTCTTGGCGTCCGCTTCCTTGTTGAGCACGAGGGCCAGCGGGAACTCGTTCCAGGCGGTGATGAAGCCGAAGAGCGAGGTCGACATCAGGCCCGGCGCGAGCAGCGGCAGGATCACCCGGCGGAAGGCCTGCATACGGGTGCAGCCGTCGACCATGGCGGACTCCTCCAGCTCCTTGGGCACGGCGGCGACGAAGCCGCGGAGCGTGAGGAGGGTGAAGGGCAGGATCATCACCATGTAGAAGAGGGTCAGCGGGATCAGGCTGTTCAGCATGTCCGCGTCGCGCACGATGATGTAGATCGCGATGACCATGACTTCCCAGGGCGCCATCTGCGCCAGCATGAAGCCGATGATGAAGCCGCGCCGGCCCTTGAACCGCATGCGGGCGAGGGCGAACGCCGCGGTCACGCCGATGATGAGCGAGAAGACCACCGCGAGGACCGTGACGGTGACGGAGTTGCCGACCATCGTCCAGAAGTGGTCGGCGTCGATCGCCTTCTTGAAGTGTTCGAGGGTGGCGTCGGTCGGGAACCAGACCGGGTCCTCGGCGATGATGTCGCCGGTCGGCTTGAAGGCCGTCGCGAACATCCAGTACACGGGGAAGACGCAGAAGACAAAGATGACGACGGCGACCAGGTTGGGCCACAGCCGGCCCATCAGCGAGCGCTTCACAGCTCGTCCTCCTCTTGCTTGAGCACGATCCGCAGGTAGAACGAGGTGATGGCGAGCAGGATGACGATGGTGAGCAGCGCGATCGCGGCACCCATGCCGAAGTGCTGGTTGCCCATGCCCTCGATGTAGGCGTAGACGGGAAGGATCTCGGTGAGCCGGTCGGGGCCGCCCTCGTTGATCGTGAAGACCTGCACGAACGCCTTGAAGACCCAGATGATCTCCAGGAACGTCGTGGCGTAGAGGAAGGGCCGCAGGTACGGGAGCGTCACCTGGGTGAACTGCTTCCAGGCACCGGCGCCGTCCAGGGCCGCGGCCTCGTACAGCTCCTTGGGAATGGTGGTCGTGGCGGCGTACAGGTTGATCGCCACGAAGGGGATGGACATCCAGACGATCAGCAGCAGGACGACGAAGAACGTCGAGTACTGCGTGGCGAGCCAGTCGTGGTCGGCCATCGACTCGAAGCCGACCTTGGCGAGCACCCAGTTGATGACGCCGAAGCGCTGCGCGAACAGCCACTGGTAGACCGTGCTCGCCGCGACGACGGGCATGGCCCAGGCGAGCACGAGGCCGAGCAGGAGGAACGTGCGCATCCGTCGGCCGAGGCGCGCGAGCAGCAGTCCCACCAGCGTGCCGAGGATCATGATCAGCACGACGTTGACGGCGGTGAAGGCGACCGAGCGGCCGGTGACCCGCCAGAAGTCCTCGCCGGTGAGGACTTCCTTGTAGTTGTCGAATCCGTTCCACTCCGTGAGGTGCAGAATGAACTGCCTCATGTTGAGGTTCTGGAACGACAGCATCCCGTTGTTGACCAACGGCCAGCCGAGCAGCAGCAGGGTGGCGATGATCGCGGGGGCCAGGAGCAGATAGGGCGTCAGGCCGGCGAGACGTTTTGAGGATGTCTTGGGGCCGTCCGACAGTGGACCGCCGTCCGGTGTCTGCACCTCCGTCGGGCCGGAGGGCGGCCGTTCGGTCTTCTGCACGGTCATGCTCGCCATCTCTTTCGTGGGCAACGCGAAGCGCTCTGGGCAGCGCGGAGAGCGCCTGGGTCGGCGCGGAGAACGCCGGGGTCAGCGCGGAGAGCGCCGGGATCGGCGCGGAGAACGCGGAGAACTCATGGGTACGCCGGGGGCAGCGGGGTCAACGTCACCCGCCGCCCCCGGCAAGAGGACGCGTCTTTACTGCTTCTGCGCCAGGCGCTTGTTGAGCTCGCCCTCGACCTGCTTCGCGGCCGCCTCGGGAGACTTACCGTTGAGCACCGCGGTCATGTAGTTCTTGATCGGGTTCGGCGGGTTCTCCACCGCGCCCCACTCCGGGATCAGCGGGGTGATGCCGCCGCCGGGCGTGGCGGGCGTCATGGCCTTGGCGGCCGGGTTGCCCGCGAGAGAGGACTCGAGGGACTGCTTGTTCGGGATCACGCCGCCTTCCTTGGCGAACTGGCCCTCGAACTTGTCGGACAGCGCGATCTTCAGGAACTCCTTGGCGAGCTCCTGCTTCTTGCTGGTCGCGGCGATGGCGAGGTTGGAGCCGCCGAGGAAGACACCCTCGGGCTTGTCCGCCGTGGCGCCGGGGATCGTGAAGTAGCCGATGTCCTTCTCGATCTTCTTGTCGGTCTTGATGGCCAGCGCGGCTTCCCACGGCATGGCGATCATCGCGCCGGTCTTGCCCTTGCCGAAGACCTCGCCCTGCTGCGGCGTGGCCTCGTCCTTGTTCTTGGGGGCCTTGGAGAGCTTCTGGAACTCCTGGTACGTCTTCATGGCCTTGGCGACCTTCGGGTCGCCCAGGTTGGAGACGTACTTGTCGCCGTCCTTCTTCACCAGCTCGGCGCCCTCACCGATGGTCAGGCCGACGAAGTGGTACCAGAACTGGCCGGGCATGTAGAGCGGCTCGGCGTCGGTCTTGGCGCCGATCTGCTTCAGGTCCTTGAGGAACTCGTCGCGCGTCTTGGGGGTGTCCTTGATGCCGGCGTCGGCCCAGATCTTCTTGTTGTAGATCACGACGCGGTTGAGGACGAACCACGGGGCGGCGTACTGCTTGCCGTCGATGACCGAGGCCTTGTTCATCGACTCGGTCCAGTCCGCGCCGATGGACTCCTTGAGGTCGCCGAGCTCGGCGAGGCCGCCGGTCTTGGCGTACGCGGCGGTCTGGGTGTTGCCGATCTCGAAGACGTCCGGCGGGTTCTCCTCGGAGAGGGCCGTGGTCAGCTTCTGCTGGATACCGTTCCACTGCTGGACTTCGAACTTCAGCTTCGCGCCGGTCTTCTTCTCGAAGGCGGCCGTGACGTCCTTCTGCCACTTGTCGGGCGTCGAACCGTCCATCGCCCAGAGCGTCAGGGTCTCGCCCTTGAAGCTGTCGGCTCCCCCGGCCTTCTTGTCGTCGTCGTCACTGCCGCAGGCCGCGACCGAGACCAACATGCCCGCGACACCGATGGCCGCTATGAGCTTGCGCTTCACGTTCACCCTCCTCAAGGGATGCCAGTCAACCCCCCACCCGCAGCGACCAAATGGACCGAGATCTGCCCGTGGGACTGGAACCTGGTCTTTAATGGTGTAGACCAGTACGGGGAGCTTGGCCTAGACCTTTAGGGGTGTCAAGGGTGTATAAGAAGGGCTGTCGCGTCCGTTATCGGACCGACACCTGAGCCGGCGGAGTCTTCCCACAAGCTCTCGACTTCGCTCGACCAGGGGGCGCCCCCATGGCCCGGTACGTGCCACGATGTGAGCCGCGACAGACGGAGGAGCCGGTGACGGCAGCAGCACAGGAGCCGGGAAGGTCGATCATGGGCAGTGAGGCGGGCAGTACCGCGGGCGAGATCGACGTGTCCCCGGAGGGCCCGAGCGTCGGGCGCACCGCGCGCGTGCCCAAGTATTACCGCCTGAAGCGGCATTTGCTGGACATCACCGAAACTCTGCCCCCGGGCACCCCGGTCCCCCCGGAGCGCACCCTCGCCGCCGAGTTCGACACCTCCCGCACCACCGTGCGCCAGGCCCTCCAGGAACTGGTCGTCGAGGGCCGTCTGGAGCGCATCCAGGGCAAGGGCACGTTCGTCGCGAAGCCCAAGGTGTCGCAGGCGCTGCAACTCACCTCGTACACGGAGGACATGCGCGCCCAGGGCCTGGAGCCCACCTCGCAGCTCCTCGACATCGGGTACATCACCGCCGACGACCGGCTCGCCGACCTGCTCGACATCACCGCGGGCGGCCGCGTGCTCCGCATCGAGCGGCTCCGGCTCGCCAACGGCGAGGCGATGGCCATCGAGACCACGCACCTGTCGGCCAAGCGCTTCCCCGCGCTGCGCCGCTCCCTGGTGAAGTACACCTCGCTCTACACCGCGCTCGCCGAGGTGTACGACGTGCATCTCGCGGAGGCCGAGGAGACCATCGAGACCTCCCTGGCGACCCCGCGCGAGGCGGGCCTGCTCGGCACCGACGTGGGCCTGCCGATGCTGCTCCTGTCCCGCCACTCGCTGGACGGCGACGGCCAGCCGGTCGAGTGGGTGCGCTCGGTCTACCGCGGCGACCGCTACAAGTTCGTCGCGCGCCTCAAGCGACCCACGGACTGACACCCGTCCGAGGTCTGGCGCGGGCCACCGCGCTGCTCTACGTTCCTCCCGTCACCGCACGACGCAGCTCATCGCACGATGAACCTCATCGCATGGTGAACGGGAGGACGACCCGGTGCGCAGAGCGAACCCCCGATCCATCGTCATCTGGTCCCTCGTCGCGCTGGTCGGCGCCGCGGGCTGGACCGTCCTGGCCCTCGCGCGCGACGAGGAGGTGTCGGCCGCCTGGATGGTGGCGGCGGCCCTCGGCTCGTACGCCGTCGCGTACCGCTTCTACTCCAGGTTCATCGCGTACAAGGTCCTGAAGGTCGACAAGAAGCGGGCCACCCCGGCCGAGCGGCTCGACAACGGCATCGACTTCCACCCGACCGACCGCCGGGTGCTGCTCGGCCACCACTTCGCGGCGATCGCGGGGGCGGGGCCGCTGGTGGGGCCGGTGCTCGCGGCCCAGATGGGGTACCTGCCCGGCACCATCTGGATCATCGCCGGCGTGATCTTCGCGGGCGCCGTGCAGGACATGGTCGTGCTGTTCTTCTCGACGCGGCGCGACGGCAAGTCGCTCGGGCAGATGGCGCGCGAGGAGATCGGCCCGGTCGGCGGGGCCGCGGCCCTGCTCGCCACCTTCGCCATCATGATCATCCTGCTCGGGGTGCTCGCGCTGGTCGTCGTCAACGCGCTCGCCGAGTCGCCGTGGGGCACCTTCTCCATCGCGATGACCGTCCCGATCGCCCTCCTGATGGGCTTCTACCTGCGGGTACTGCGACCGGGGCGGGTCAGCGAGGTCTCACTGATCGGCATCGCGCTGCTGCTGCTCGCGCTGGTCGGCGGGCGCTGGGTCGCCGAGTCGTCCCTCGCGGACACCTTCACGCTGGCGCCGTCGACGCTGGTCATCTGGCTGGTGGCGTACGGGTTCATCGCCTCGATCCTGCCGGTGTGGATGCTGCTCGCGCCCCGCGACTACCTCTCCACCTTCATGAAGATCGGCACGATCGTGCTGCTCGCCCTCGGCGTCGTCGTCACGCTTCCGACGCTGAAGATGGACCCGGTGACCGACTTCGCCTCGCGCGGCGACGGTCCCGTCTTCGCGGGCTCGCTCTTCCCCTTCGTCTTCATCACCATCGCCTGCGGAGCCCTCTCCGGCTTCCACGCGCTGATCTCCTCGGGCACGACGCCGAAGATGATCCAGAAGGAGACGCAGGTCCGGATGATCGGCTACGGCTCCATGCTGATGGAGTCGTCGGTCGCCGTGATGGCGCTCGTCGCGGCGTCGATCATCGACCCCGGCCTGTACTTCGCGATGAACGCACCGGCGGGAGTCGTCGGCGACACCGTCCAGGAGGCGTCGAAGGCCGTCGCCGGCTTCGGCTACTCGATCTCGCCGGCCGACCTGGCGCAGGCCGCGAAGAACGTCGAGGAGTCCTCGCTGCTCTCGCGCACCGGCGGCGCGCCCACGCTCGCGGTCGGCGTCTCGGAGATCTTCTCGAAGGTCACCGGCGGCTCGATGCGGGCCTTCTGGTACCACTTCGCGATCATGTTCGAGGCGCTGTTCATCCTGACCGCGCTCGACGCGGGCACGCGCGTGGGCCGCTTCATGCTCCAGGACATGCTCGGGAACCTCTACAAGCCCTTCCGGCGGATGAGTTGGAAGCCTGGGCTCGTGTTCACGAGCGCCGTCGTCAC
The window above is part of the Streptomyces venezuelae genome. Proteins encoded here:
- a CDS encoding SDR family oxidoreductase; protein product: MGVHTNTSRLVGKTALVTGGSRGIGRGIAERLGRDGARVAVHYGSNEVAAKETVAAIEAAGGSAFAFGAELGVPGDAEALWAEFDRHADGLDILVNNAGIGLYSHVGEVQEEDYDRVFAVNTKALFFVVQKGLDRLRDGGRIINISSGVTRIAFPVTVAYSMTKGAVNVLTHTLAQELGPRGITVNAVAPGIIRTEMMDGIPETQRAEMAGYSTFDRIGQPADVADIVSFVASEDARWITGQYIDATGGSALGV
- the nagB gene encoding glucosamine-6-phosphate deaminase produces the protein MEVVIVPDATAGGELIAEAMAALVRRKPDALLGVATGSTPLPIYEALAAKVAAGSVDASRARICQLDEYVGLPAGHPESYRSVVLREVVEPLGLSETSFMGPDGSAEDVQAACVAYDKALAEAGGVDLQLLGIGTDGHIGFNEPCSSLASRTRIKTLTEQTRVDNARFFDGDIEQVPHHVITQGIGTILEARHLVLLATGEGKADAVAATVEGPVASVVPASALQLHPHATVVVDEAAASKLKLADYFRHTYANKPEWQGL
- a CDS encoding glycoside hydrolase family 3 protein, encoding MTTLTHAGDTLTRNALAVLQPGFDGTTTVPDWVRHRIDEGLASVSLFGRNVQTAEQVTALTAQLRAERDDLLIAIDEESGDVTRLEVRTGSSYPGNHALGAVDDTALTRAVAADLGRRLAACGINFNWAPSADVNANPDNPVIGVRSFGSDPDLVARHTAAYVEGMQSSGVATSAKHFPGHGDTAIDSHHSVPVIDVDRDVLNSRDLAPFRAALAAGTRAVMSAHVLAPALDPDNPGTLSRRILTGLLREEFGYEGLIVTDGMDMQAIAGTYGFERGCVLAIAAGADAICTGGGPSDEGTVLRLRDAFVAAVRSGELPEERLADAADRVRALAGWAAASKVSGAAERSGGAPDTGIGLIGARRALTVTRGETYTAPVTEAPYVATFSPLPNIAVGNETPWGVTAELERRFPGTESATYSGEGSGSQALAAAGTRRIVAVVRDAHRHAWMADALQTLVAARPDTVVVEMGVPQSAPIGALHIATRGAARVCGEAAAEVIVGG
- a CDS encoding carbohydrate ABC transporter permease, producing MKRSLMGRLWPNLVAVVIFVFCVFPVYWMFATAFKPTGDIIAEDPVWFPTDATLEHFKKAIDADHFWTMVGNSVTVTVLAVVFSLIIGVTAAFALARMRFKGRRGFIIGFMLAQMAPWEVMVIAIYIIVRDADMLNSLIPLTLFYMVMILPFTLLTLRGFVAAVPKELEESAMVDGCTRMQAFRRVILPLLAPGLMSTSLFGFITAWNEFPLALVLNKEADAKTLPIWLSSFQTAFGDDWGATMAAASLFAIPILILFVFLQRRAVSGLTDGAVKG
- a CDS encoding carbohydrate ABC transporter permease; this encodes MTVQKTERPPSGPTEVQTPDGGPLSDGPKTSSKRLAGLTPYLLLAPAIIATLLLLGWPLVNNGMLSFQNLNMRQFILHLTEWNGFDNYKEVLTGEDFWRVTGRSVAFTAVNVVLIMILGTLVGLLLARLGRRMRTFLLLGLVLAWAMPVVAASTVYQWLFAQRFGVINWVLAKVGFESMADHDWLATQYSTFFVVLLLIVWMSIPFVAINLYAATTTIPKELYEAAALDGAGAWKQFTQVTLPYLRPFLYATTFLEIIWVFKAFVQVFTINEGGPDRLTEILPVYAYIEGMGNQHFGMGAAIALLTIVILLAITSFYLRIVLKQEEDEL
- a CDS encoding extracellular solute-binding protein, which translates into the protein MKRKLIAAIGVAGMLVSVAACGSDDDDKKAGGADSFKGETLTLWAMDGSTPDKWQKDVTAAFEKKTGAKLKFEVQQWNGIQQKLTTALSEENPPDVFEIGNTQTAAYAKTGGLAELGDLKESIGADWTESMNKASVIDGKQYAAPWFVLNRVVIYNKKIWADAGIKDTPKTRDEFLKDLKQIGAKTDAEPLYMPGQFWYHFVGLTIGEGAELVKKDGDKYVSNLGDPKVAKAMKTYQEFQKLSKAPKNKDEATPQQGEVFGKGKTGAMIAMPWEAALAIKTDKKIEKDIGYFTIPGATADKPEGVFLGGSNLAIAATSKKQELAKEFLKIALSDKFEGQFAKEGGVIPNKQSLESSLAGNPAAKAMTPATPGGGITPLIPEWGAVENPPNPIKNYMTAVLNGKSPEAAAKQVEGELNKRLAQKQ
- a CDS encoding GntR family transcriptional regulator, producing MGSEAGSTAGEIDVSPEGPSVGRTARVPKYYRLKRHLLDITETLPPGTPVPPERTLAAEFDTSRTTVRQALQELVVEGRLERIQGKGTFVAKPKVSQALQLTSYTEDMRAQGLEPTSQLLDIGYITADDRLADLLDITAGGRVLRIERLRLANGEAMAIETTHLSAKRFPALRRSLVKYTSLYTALAEVYDVHLAEAEETIETSLATPREAGLLGTDVGLPMLLLSRHSLDGDGQPVEWVRSVYRGDRYKFVARLKRPTD
- a CDS encoding carbon starvation CstA family protein, with the protein product MRRANPRSIVIWSLVALVGAAGWTVLALARDEEVSAAWMVAAALGSYAVAYRFYSRFIAYKVLKVDKKRATPAERLDNGIDFHPTDRRVLLGHHFAAIAGAGPLVGPVLAAQMGYLPGTIWIIAGVIFAGAVQDMVVLFFSTRRDGKSLGQMAREEIGPVGGAAALLATFAIMIILLGVLALVVVNALAESPWGTFSIAMTVPIALLMGFYLRVLRPGRVSEVSLIGIALLLLALVGGRWVAESSLADTFTLAPSTLVIWLVAYGFIASILPVWMLLAPRDYLSTFMKIGTIVLLALGVVVTLPTLKMDPVTDFASRGDGPVFAGSLFPFVFITIACGALSGFHALISSGTTPKMIQKETQVRMIGYGSMLMESSVAVMALVAASIIDPGLYFAMNAPAGVVGDTVQEASKAVAGFGYSISPADLAQAAKNVEESSLLSRTGGAPTLAVGVSEIFSKVTGGSMRAFWYHFAIMFEALFILTALDAGTRVGRFMLQDMLGNLYKPFRRMSWKPGLVFTSAVVTGLWGYFLWVGVHEPLGGINQLFPIFGIANQLLAAVALAVCTTLLVKSGRLKWAWITGVPLVWDATVTLTASWQKVFSSDPRVGFFQQRANYRDAIDEGRILPPAKTMDDMHTVVTNSTVDGVLSAALALLIVVVILDAARVCIKHVRDPAASRLSEAPYVESKLTAPAGLIATREERREVAQ